A genomic region of Erythrobacter sp. SCSIO 43205 contains the following coding sequences:
- a CDS encoding ArsC family reductase yields the protein MTLQFYGIPNCDTVKKARKWLDENGLAYVFHDYKKEGADEAKVAAWIADKGVDTVLNKRGTTYRKLSDQEKADAADSHKAVTLLVQHPSMIKRPVVEHQNGILVGFKEDEWSASLL from the coding sequence ATGACCCTTCAATTCTACGGCATTCCCAATTGCGACACCGTCAAAAAGGCAAGGAAGTGGCTCGATGAAAACGGCCTTGCCTATGTCTTTCACGATTACAAGAAAGAGGGCGCGGACGAAGCCAAGGTTGCAGCGTGGATCGCGGATAAGGGCGTTGACACCGTGTTGAACAAGCGTGGCACAACATACCGCAAGCTGTCCGATCAAGAGAAGGCCGATGCCGCAGACAGTCATAAGGCGGTCACGCTTCTCGTTCAGCACCCTTCAATGATCAAACGGCCAGTGGTCGAGCACCAAAACGGTATTCTGGTGGGTTTTAAGGAAGATGAATGGTCCGCTTCGCTTTTGTAA
- the ubiG gene encoding bifunctional 2-polyprenyl-6-hydroxyphenol methylase/3-demethylubiquinol 3-O-methyltransferase UbiG: protein MGNANVSNVTIRPEEAAFFADLAKDWWNPKGKMASLHQVNPVRLQFIREAVDAHFDTDPRSIKPLGGKTALDIGCGAGLVCEPLARLGAQVTGVDAASDNVAAASAHAKASGLDIRYMAGEVASLDIGTFDLVTSLEVVEHVADKRAFLADVAARLAPGGLLVLSTPNRTPASRLLLVGAAEAVGYVPKGTHHWEDFVTPEELEELLAEVGLEVTHRRGIAWRPGKGLHLSDDEALNYILSARAKG from the coding sequence ATGGGAAACGCAAACGTATCAAATGTTACTATCCGGCCCGAAGAGGCCGCGTTCTTCGCTGATCTTGCAAAAGATTGGTGGAATCCGAAGGGAAAGATGGCGAGCCTGCATCAGGTAAACCCTGTGCGGCTTCAATTCATTCGCGAGGCAGTAGATGCGCATTTTGATACCGACCCGCGCTCGATAAAGCCGCTTGGCGGTAAAACCGCGCTCGACATCGGCTGCGGTGCGGGCTTGGTTTGCGAACCTCTCGCCCGGCTTGGCGCTCAGGTGACCGGCGTTGACGCTGCAAGCGATAATGTGGCCGCAGCGAGCGCCCACGCAAAGGCAAGCGGGCTCGATATTCGATATATGGCAGGCGAGGTCGCCAGCCTCGACATCGGCACATTTGATCTCGTCACAAGCCTTGAGGTGGTCGAGCACGTCGCGGACAAGCGCGCCTTTCTTGCCGATGTGGCTGCGCGCCTTGCCCCTGGCGGATTGCTGGTGCTTTCCACCCCCAACCGCACGCCCGCCTCGCGCCTGCTTCTGGTCGGTGCTGCGGAAGCGGTGGGATATGTTCCCAAAGGCACGCACCATTGGGAAGACTTTGTGACGCCTGAAGAGCTGGAGGAACTGCTCGCAGAGGTCGGACTAGAAGTGACCCATCGGCGCGGCATCGCGTGGCGTCCGGGCAAGGGGCTGCACCTTAGCGATGATGAAGCGCTCAACTACATTTTGAGCGCGCGGGCTAAGGGTTAA
- a CDS encoding helix-turn-helix domain-containing protein yields the protein MALKAHLEPLSTAQEGSVENRRHTRRSLTLITSGIAPNGAPANVTIHNLSAAGLLIETDLDLVPGDRLAIGLPDVGPVGAEIVWVSERLYGCAFEQALGEAALAASELAATPARIGVPLARKPNTPAPLPGFKARGGSFGTRLNRLRREKGLTLDQVATALGVSKPTVWAWEKGKANPIPERIEGIAEVLGVSAGELAENAPQGNRENLLAQCRLRIASEFETDPENVRIMIEV from the coding sequence ATGGCGCTCAAAGCCCACCTTGAACCCCTTTCTACTGCTCAAGAAGGCTCGGTAGAGAACAGGCGGCACACCCGCCGGTCTTTGACCCTCATCACCAGCGGCATTGCGCCAAACGGCGCGCCTGCCAATGTTACCATTCACAATTTGTCCGCCGCAGGCCTCCTGATCGAAACCGATCTCGATCTTGTGCCCGGTGACCGGCTTGCCATCGGGCTTCCCGATGTGGGGCCGGTTGGCGCTGAAATCGTGTGGGTGAGTGAGCGGCTTTACGGATGCGCATTCGAACAGGCACTTGGCGAGGCCGCGCTTGCGGCAAGTGAACTTGCCGCCACTCCGGCGCGAATCGGTGTGCCTTTGGCGCGCAAGCCAAACACGCCTGCTCCCTTGCCCGGTTTCAAAGCGCGAGGTGGCTCATTTGGCACCCGTCTCAATCGCTTGCGCCGCGAAAAAGGGCTTACCCTTGATCAGGTTGCAACGGCTCTGGGTGTAAGCAAGCCGACGGTATGGGCATGGGAAAAAGGCAAGGCGAACCCTATCCCTGAAAGGATCGAGGGGATCGCCGAAGTGCTTGGAGTGTCGGCGGGTGAGCTGGCAGAAAATGCGCCTCAGGGGAACCGTGAAAATCTACTTGCGCAATGTCGCTTACGTATCGCCTCGGAGTTTGAAACCGACCCTGAGAATGTACGAATAATGATCGAAGTCTGA
- a CDS encoding SDR family NAD(P)-dependent oxidoreductase, translated as MGEEHTQEFDLPNTSMDLAGHVALVTGASSGFGERFARVLASQGASVALCARRGDRLEALADEINASGGKAVAIKMDATDADDLINAVETAQAELGLVDILINNAGIPDAQRAHKMELELIDRVLGVNLRAPWILSCEVARRLLAAKKPGRIVNISSTAHYRYDGGGAALYATTKTALARMTETLSVEWSYANINVNAICPGMFVTEMTDGMFERIGDPRPMLARKRVPVPAQMDTTLLYLVSPASECVTGAVIKVDDGQSARMKM; from the coding sequence ATGGGCGAGGAGCACACACAAGAGTTTGACCTTCCTAACACGTCGATGGACCTTGCGGGCCATGTGGCATTGGTGACAGGCGCATCTTCCGGCTTTGGTGAGAGATTTGCCCGCGTTTTAGCCAGTCAGGGCGCAAGCGTTGCACTATGCGCGCGCCGGGGTGATCGCTTGGAAGCGCTGGCGGACGAAATCAACGCATCTGGCGGCAAAGCGGTCGCCATCAAAATGGACGCGACCGACGCGGATGATTTGATCAATGCGGTTGAGACAGCGCAAGCCGAGCTTGGCCTTGTCGACATCCTCATCAACAACGCTGGCATTCCCGATGCTCAGCGCGCGCATAAGATGGAGCTGGAGCTGATCGATCGGGTTCTGGGCGTGAACCTTCGCGCGCCTTGGATCCTCTCGTGCGAAGTGGCGCGCAGGCTCTTGGCCGCCAAGAAACCCGGGCGGATCGTCAATATCTCTTCGACTGCACATTACCGCTATGACGGGGGCGGCGCTGCTCTTTACGCCACGACCAAAACCGCGCTTGCCCGGATGACAGAGACGCTGAGCGTTGAGTGGTCATATGCCAACATCAACGTCAATGCGATCTGCCCCGGTATGTTCGTGACTGAAATGACCGATGGTATGTTTGAGCGGATCGGCGACCCACGCCCGATGCTCGCGCGCAAACGCGTGCCCGTGCCAGCGCAAATGGACACAACGCTGCTTTATCTGGTGAGCCCTGCAAGCGAGTGTGTGACCGGCGCGGTTATCAAGGTCGATGACGGTCAGTCTGCGCGCATGAAAATGTAA
- the purU gene encoding formyltetrahydrofolate deformylase: MSAPLILTLDCADQPGITARVTAFLFERGSNILDAQQFRDETSDRFFMRVAFDPLGTRADELRAQFGKIARDYAMDWEIVSSERPRRVIIMVSKGDHCLVDLLYRLRMGELNIEVVAIISNHPREVAIRTDIGDIPFHHVPVTPETKPEAEARVRAIAEETKAELIVLARYMQILSDEQSAHFAGRCINIHHSFLPGFKGARPYHQAHERGVKIIGATAHFVTADLDEGPIIHQDVERITHADSPSDLVRKGRDIERRVLAEAVRLFASERVLLNGKRTVVFRG, translated from the coding sequence ATGAGCGCCCCCCTGATCCTCACGCTCGACTGCGCTGACCAGCCGGGCATCACCGCGCGCGTGACCGCCTTCCTGTTTGAGCGCGGAAGCAACATTCTTGATGCGCAGCAGTTTCGTGATGAGACATCCGATCGTTTCTTCATGCGCGTGGCATTTGATCCCCTTGGGACGAGGGCCGATGAGCTTCGCGCTCAATTTGGAAAGATTGCGCGCGACTATGCAATGGATTGGGAAATCGTGTCGAGCGAGCGGCCGCGCCGCGTAATCATCATGGTTTCCAAGGGCGACCATTGCCTTGTCGATCTGCTCTATCGCCTGCGCATGGGAGAGCTCAATATCGAAGTGGTTGCGATTATCTCCAACCACCCGCGCGAGGTCGCCATTCGCACCGACATTGGCGATATTCCGTTTCATCACGTGCCTGTAACCCCTGAGACGAAGCCTGAGGCCGAAGCGCGGGTTCGCGCAATCGCTGAGGAAACCAAGGCTGAGCTGATTGTGCTTGCGCGCTATATGCAGATTTTGTCAGATGAGCAGAGCGCGCACTTCGCAGGGCGCTGCATCAATATTCACCACTCCTTCCTCCCCGGCTTCAAAGGCGCGCGGCCCTATCACCAAGCGCATGAGCGCGGGGTGAAGATCATCGGCGCAACCGCGCACTTTGTGACCGCTGACCTTGATGAAGGGCCGATCATCCATCAAGACGTCGAGCGCATAACCCACGCCGACAGCCCCAGCGATCTGGTGCGAAAGGGCCGCGATATTGAACGGCGCGTTCTGGCCGAAGCCGTGCGCCTGTTTGCAAGCGAGCGCGTCCTGCTCAATGGCAAGCGGACGGTGGTGTTCAGGGGGTAA
- the ruvC gene encoding crossover junction endodeoxyribonuclease RuvC codes for MIILGLDPSLTCTGWGVVRSQGSRLTHIANGQIKTSAKAPMVERLALLHAEVAKVIAEHKPDRAACEEVFVNENPKSTLKLAQARGAVLAACGAASLSVNEHAARLVKKAVVGTGSADKDQVAAMIKVLLPGAKVAGSDAADALAAAIADAHLG; via the coding sequence ATGATTATTTTGGGCCTTGATCCCTCGCTTACCTGCACGGGCTGGGGCGTGGTGCGCAGCCAGGGCTCGCGCCTCACCCATATCGCCAACGGGCAGATCAAAACCAGCGCCAAAGCGCCTATGGTGGAGCGGCTCGCGCTGCTCCATGCCGAAGTGGCGAAGGTTATCGCTGAGCATAAGCCCGACCGCGCGGCCTGCGAGGAGGTGTTCGTCAACGAAAACCCGAAATCAACGCTCAAGCTCGCTCAAGCGCGCGGCGCTGTGCTTGCAGCTTGCGGAGCGGCCTCGCTCAGCGTCAATGAACACGCTGCAAGGCTCGTCAAAAAGGCGGTGGTTGGAACGGGCTCTGCGGATAAGGATCAGGTCGCGGCCATGATCAAAGTGCTGCTGCCCGGCGCCAAGGTTGCAGGAAGCGATGCAGCCGATGCGCTGGCGGCAGCGATTGCCGATGCGCACCTAGGCTAG
- a CDS encoding YebC/PmpR family DNA-binding transcriptional regulator produces MAGHSKFKNIMHRKGAQDKKRSNLFSKLSREITVAAKMGTPDPDMNPRLRLAINTAKAQSMPKDNIQRAIDKASAADGENYEEVRYEGYGPGGSAIIVETLTDNRNRTATAVRTAFSKNGGNLGTEGSVAHGFERLGYIEYSAEAGDEDTVLMAAMEAGAQDIESSEDGHIIWTAAEDLHSVSSELEKALGEAKEVKLAWKPNLTVEMDEKGAGTLLKLIDTLEDDDDVQTVWGNYEISDEVMDKLDV; encoded by the coding sequence ATGGCAGGCCATTCCAAATTCAAAAACATCATGCACCGCAAGGGTGCGCAGGACAAGAAACGCTCAAACCTGTTTTCCAAGCTTTCCCGTGAAATTACGGTGGCAGCCAAGATGGGGACGCCGGACCCGGACATGAACCCGCGCCTGCGCCTCGCGATTAACACCGCCAAAGCGCAGTCCATGCCCAAGGACAATATCCAGCGCGCAATCGACAAGGCGAGCGCGGCGGATGGTGAGAACTACGAAGAAGTGCGCTATGAGGGATATGGCCCCGGTGGCAGCGCGATTATCGTCGAGACGCTAACCGACAACCGCAACCGCACCGCAACCGCTGTGCGGACAGCTTTCTCTAAAAACGGCGGCAATCTGGGCACTGAGGGGTCGGTGGCTCATGGGTTCGAACGCCTCGGTTATATCGAATACAGCGCAGAGGCTGGTGATGAAGACACCGTACTCATGGCCGCAATGGAAGCGGGCGCGCAAGACATCGAATCGAGCGAAGACGGTCACATCATCTGGACCGCAGCAGAGGATTTGCACTCCGTTTCATCCGAGCTTGAGAAAGCTTTGGGGGAAGCCAAAGAGGTCAAGCTTGCATGGAAGCCGAACCTCACTGTCGAGATGGATGAAAAAGGCGCGGGCACGCTTTTGAAGCTCATCGACACGCTTGAAGATGATGACGATGTGCAAACCGTTTGGGGCAATTATGAGATCTCTGACGAGGTCATGGACAAGCTCGACGTTTGA
- a CDS encoding glycerophosphodiester phosphodiesterase family protein: MVRFAFVTALTALMLAPIPAMANSDPLIIAHRGASGDRPEHTLAAYELAIDQGADYIEPDLVVTKDLKLVSRHENELSGTTDVANREEFEHLRREKTIDGQRVAGWFAEDFTLAELRTLRAKERVPASRPANTRYNGLYQVPTFKEIVKLVRAKEAETGRKIGLYPELKHPNFMLEVEGIDMVDLILRELRDLGIEPTDPIFIQCFEVTTLRRLNQRSDYKLIQLIHPEGGPVDEPDMRYAEMVTPSGLEELATYADGIGPWLGYVLDPQTMAQTTLVTDAKALGLKVHPWTLRKENGFLPASLQGEGGPADDGQWRLLWGAAIKSGADGFFTDNVKEFVGLVGEGD; encoded by the coding sequence ATGGTCCGCTTCGCTTTTGTAACCGCGTTAACTGCGCTGATGCTTGCACCGATTCCCGCGATGGCAAATAGCGATCCGCTGATTATCGCTCATCGCGGGGCAAGCGGTGACCGGCCTGAGCACACTCTGGCAGCCTATGAACTCGCGATTGATCAGGGGGCCGATTACATCGAACCCGATCTTGTTGTGACGAAGGATCTGAAACTCGTCTCACGCCATGAGAATGAGCTTTCAGGCACCACCGATGTCGCAAATCGGGAAGAGTTCGAACACCTCCGCCGTGAAAAGACGATTGATGGTCAACGGGTCGCGGGATGGTTCGCCGAGGACTTCACCCTCGCTGAGCTGCGCACCCTTCGCGCGAAGGAGCGTGTGCCCGCAAGCCGCCCAGCAAACACGCGGTATAATGGTCTATATCAGGTGCCGACCTTTAAAGAGATTGTGAAGCTGGTCCGCGCCAAAGAAGCGGAGACTGGGCGAAAGATTGGCCTTTATCCTGAGCTTAAACACCCCAATTTCATGCTCGAAGTCGAAGGGATCGATATGGTCGATCTCATCCTTCGCGAGCTACGCGATTTGGGGATTGAGCCCACCGATCCGATATTCATCCAATGTTTTGAAGTGACCACGCTTCGCCGCCTCAATCAACGCAGCGACTACAAGCTTATCCAGCTTATCCACCCGGAAGGTGGCCCGGTGGATGAACCCGACATGCGCTATGCCGAAATGGTGACGCCAAGCGGTTTGGAAGAACTTGCAACTTACGCCGACGGGATTGGCCCCTGGCTTGGCTATGTTCTCGACCCGCAAACCATGGCGCAAACGACGCTGGTCACTGATGCAAAGGCGCTCGGCCTCAAGGTTCACCCCTGGACCTTGCGCAAGGAAAACGGTTTTCTGCCAGCATCGCTGCAAGGCGAAGGGGGCCCTGCCGATGATGGTCAATGGCGTCTTCTATGGGGGGCAGCGATCAAAAGCGGCGCAGACGGTTTCTTCACCGACAATGTGAAAGAGTTTGTAGGTCTGGTGGGTGAAGGCGATTAA
- a CDS encoding diguanylate cyclase domain-containing protein has translation MTMQPKDAVAQMRAINKCNTADDILIRLDNAGFIVNASQNAERLGLELDALLVKPHIADVFDAKAHAGVTQYFNQVIAGKDDTPKHTSGVEFPLRLQGDDLLAQDGLGEDTKQTVSASCAPNQHWYSLKLVRVEADEAGQFEALGTLRCVQDKYALTAIPVSNGEAFPDAATTDSVTGICTRRGFTDRLTHSIKDAKAASIALFAVDGMKAIYMTYGQSTADEVRWGFARFLEAVTESQHFLAQVDEERFGVILPAMTPREAREWAADVLQLFAGLTVSPAGRGSDLSASAGISSVQVSAEWSLRQAELGLIMARSAGGMQTGYCRANARLSDGNSVARAIGRAAHQAGGQFDRQAKKRAS, from the coding sequence ATGACAATGCAGCCAAAAGATGCGGTCGCTCAGATGCGGGCAATAAATAAATGTAACACGGCGGATGACATCCTGATCCGCCTCGATAATGCAGGTTTCATTGTCAATGCATCGCAAAATGCGGAGCGTCTGGGGTTGGAGCTGGATGCGCTGCTTGTGAAGCCGCACATCGCCGATGTTTTCGACGCAAAGGCTCATGCAGGGGTTACCCAATATTTCAATCAGGTCATCGCGGGCAAAGACGATACGCCGAAGCATACATCCGGGGTGGAATTTCCCCTTCGCCTGCAGGGTGATGATCTGCTCGCGCAAGATGGTTTGGGTGAAGATACAAAACAAACAGTTTCCGCCTCATGCGCTCCCAACCAACATTGGTACTCTTTGAAACTGGTGCGAGTTGAGGCGGATGAAGCGGGACAATTTGAGGCGCTTGGGACGCTGCGGTGTGTTCAGGACAAATACGCGCTAACGGCCATTCCTGTTTCGAATGGCGAAGCCTTCCCCGACGCTGCTACCACCGATAGCGTGACGGGGATCTGCACAAGGCGCGGATTTACAGACCGCCTCACACACTCGATCAAGGATGCCAAGGCCGCCTCCATCGCATTGTTTGCGGTTGACGGGATGAAGGCGATTTACATGACTTATGGTCAAAGCACCGCAGATGAAGTGCGCTGGGGCTTTGCCCGCTTCCTTGAAGCGGTGACGGAAAGCCAGCACTTTTTGGCTCAGGTCGATGAGGAGCGCTTTGGTGTTATCCTGCCTGCAATGACCCCGCGAGAAGCACGCGAATGGGCCGCCGATGTGCTCCAACTTTTCGCCGGGCTCACCGTATCGCCAGCGGGTCGTGGAAGCGATCTGAGCGCCAGCGCAGGGATTTCGTCGGTTCAAGTCAGCGCGGAATGGAGCCTTCGGCAAGCCGAACTAGGCCTTATCATGGCAAGGTCGGCAGGCGGTATGCAAACTGGATATTGCCGTGCGAACGCGCGCCTTTCGGATGGCAATTCGGTTGCAAGGGCGATTGGGCGCGCGGCTCACCAGGCGGGAGGACAATTCGACCGGCAGGCGAAGAAACGCGCATCCTGA
- a CDS encoding aspartate kinase: MKFGGTSMAGTERIRRVANIVRAQAQNSEVGVVVSAMAGETDRLVNFCREANALYDPAEYDVVVSSGEQVTSGLLALTLQSLGCKARSWLGWQMPVKTVEAHAKARISSIDAPEMVASMEAGEIAVCPGFQGISDEGRVTTLGRGGSDTSAVAVAAAVKADRCDIYTDVDGVYTTDPRIVAKARKLKAVTYEEMLELASVGAKVLQTRSVGLAMKEGVRIQVLSSFVGDDAVPADELPGTLIVSDDEMELMVERGEMERQLVTGIAHDKNEAKVTLTRVPDKPGAVAEIFSPLADASINVDMIIQNVGRDKGETDVTFTVPGADLARAEALLEDKRESIGFNRIIADTKVAKISVVGVGMKSHAGVASTMFSALSERGINILAITTSEIKVSVLIDEDETELAVRVLHTAYGLDAED, encoded by the coding sequence ATGAAATTTGGCGGCACCTCGATGGCGGGGACCGAGCGGATTCGCCGCGTCGCCAATATCGTTCGCGCGCAGGCTCAGAACAGCGAAGTTGGTGTTGTCGTCAGCGCGATGGCAGGCGAAACTGATCGCCTTGTCAATTTCTGCCGCGAAGCCAATGCTCTTTACGATCCGGCGGAATACGACGTGGTCGTCTCCAGCGGTGAGCAAGTCACGAGCGGCCTGCTCGCGCTCACCCTGCAATCGCTCGGCTGCAAAGCGCGCAGCTGGCTCGGCTGGCAAATGCCGGTAAAGACGGTTGAGGCGCACGCCAAGGCACGCATTTCCAGCATTGATGCGCCCGAAATGGTCGCGAGTATGGAGGCCGGCGAAATTGCGGTGTGCCCCGGTTTTCAAGGCATTTCCGATGAAGGCCGCGTGACGACATTGGGGCGCGGCGGCTCGGACACATCAGCTGTCGCAGTCGCAGCAGCAGTAAAAGCGGATCGCTGCGACATCTACACTGATGTCGACGGGGTCTACACCACCGACCCACGCATCGTTGCCAAGGCGCGCAAGTTGAAAGCCGTCACTTACGAAGAGATGCTCGAACTCGCTTCTGTCGGGGCAAAGGTTTTGCAGACGCGCTCTGTTGGCCTTGCGATGAAAGAGGGCGTGCGCATTCAAGTGCTCTCCAGCTTTGTGGGCGATGACGCGGTGCCCGCTGATGAACTGCCCGGCACGCTGATCGTGTCGGATGATGAAATGGAACTCATGGTCGAAAGGGGCGAAATGGAACGCCAACTTGTAACCGGGATTGCTCACGACAAGAACGAGGCAAAAGTGACGCTCACCCGCGTACCTGACAAACCGGGCGCTGTGGCCGAAATTTTCAGCCCGCTTGCCGATGCGTCGATCAATGTTGATATGATCATTCAGAACGTTGGGCGCGACAAAGGCGAAACCGATGTGACCTTCACCGTTCCCGGTGCCGACCTCGCGCGCGCAGAGGCGCTTCTGGAAGACAAGCGTGAGAGCATTGGCTTCAATCGCATCATCGCTGACACAAAAGTTGCGAAGATCAGCGTCGTTGGCGTGGGTATGAAAAGCCATGCCGGCGTTGCCAGCACAATGTTCAGCGCATTGTCAGAGCGCGGGATCAACATTCTTGCGATCACCACGTCTGAGATCAAAGTCAGTGTGCTGATCGATGAGGATGAAACCGAGCTTGCCGTGCGGGTCTTGCACACAGCCTATGGGCTTGATGCCGAAGATTAG
- a CDS encoding nitronate monooxygenase family protein: MTNYSKSRAMMQRGIDFLGCETAIMCGAMSWVSERNLVSAISNAGGFGVIACGAMTPELLDAEIAATKELTDKPFGVNLITMHPQLFDLIEVCNKYGVTHVVLAGGIPPKGSVEAIKAFGGKVIVFAPTLALAKKLLRSGGDALVIEGMEAGGHIGPVATSVLAQEFLPALAEDHVVFVAGGIGRGEAIASYLEMGASGVQLGTRFACATESIAHPDFKKAFFRAKARDAEASVQVDPRLPVIPVRALKNKGTEEFTKKQIEVAGMLDRQEVDMGAAQLEIEHFWAGALRRAVVDGDIENGSIMAGQSVGMVTKEEPVADIITELMEQCEAALSGR; encoded by the coding sequence ATGACAAACTATTCAAAATCCCGCGCCATGATGCAGCGCGGTATTGATTTCCTGGGCTGCGAAACCGCCATTATGTGCGGCGCGATGAGCTGGGTTTCCGAACGCAACCTCGTTTCGGCGATTTCGAATGCCGGCGGTTTTGGCGTGATTGCCTGCGGTGCGATGACGCCTGAGCTTCTGGATGCTGAAATCGCGGCGACCAAAGAGCTGACCGATAAGCCGTTTGGCGTGAACCTCATTACGATGCACCCGCAATTGTTCGACCTGATCGAGGTCTGCAACAAATACGGTGTGACCCATGTTGTGCTTGCTGGCGGTATTCCGCCTAAGGGTTCGGTCGAAGCGATCAAGGCGTTTGGCGGTAAAGTCATCGTTTTTGCACCCACACTAGCGCTGGCGAAAAAGCTCCTGCGCTCCGGTGGCGATGCTCTGGTGATCGAAGGGATGGAAGCAGGCGGCCATATTGGTCCTGTTGCAACCAGCGTTCTGGCACAGGAGTTTCTGCCCGCGCTCGCTGAGGACCACGTTGTCTTTGTCGCGGGCGGCATTGGCCGGGGAGAGGCGATTGCAAGCTATCTAGAGATGGGCGCTAGCGGTGTGCAGCTTGGCACACGCTTCGCCTGCGCGACCGAGAGCATCGCGCACCCGGACTTTAAGAAAGCCTTCTTCCGCGCAAAGGCCCGCGATGCAGAGGCGAGCGTCCAAGTCGATCCGCGCTTGCCAGTGATCCCCGTGCGCGCTCTTAAAAACAAGGGCACAGAAGAGTTTACGAAAAAGCAGATTGAAGTTGCTGGAATGCTCGACCGCCAAGAGGTCGACATGGGTGCCGCGCAGCTTGAGATTGAGCACTTTTGGGCAGGGGCGCTTCGCCGCGCAGTTGTCGATGGCGACATTGAAAACGGCTCGATCATGGCGGGCCAATCCGTCGGCATGGTGACGAAAGAAGAGCCTGTGGCTGACATCATCACTGAGCTGATGGAACAATGCGAAGCGGCGCTTTCGGGGAGATAA
- the purT gene encoding formate-dependent phosphoribosylglycinamide formyltransferase — MSFNATILLLGSGELGREFVISAKRLGARVIACDAYDNAPAMQVADEREVFSMLDGAALRAAVVKHKPEFIVPEIEAIRTEVLGELETEGFNVVPSARAAQLTMNRDAIRDLAAGELGLTTSRYRYATTLEEVRAAAQYAGFPCVIKPVMSSSGKGQSKVENADGLEEAWDYACANMRGDRARVIVEEFIAFDYEITLLTVRHKGGISFCPPIGHRQERGDYQESWQPIAMSDGSITKAQEMAVKVVEALQGAGKGWGLFGVEFFVRGEEVIFSELSPRPHDTGMVTMASQSLTEFDLHARAILGLPVPETIEAVPAASAVILAEQESESFKIEGLADALATDPSSDVRVFGKPTTRPYRRMAVALARGKDTDEARKLAAATARCVRISYS; from the coding sequence ATGTCTTTTAATGCCACCATTCTTCTTCTTGGCTCAGGTGAACTGGGCCGGGAATTTGTCATCTCTGCCAAACGTTTGGGTGCGCGGGTCATTGCCTGCGATGCTTATGACAATGCGCCGGCCATGCAGGTGGCTGACGAGCGCGAAGTGTTCTCCATGCTTGATGGCGCAGCTTTGCGCGCAGCAGTCGTGAAACATAAACCCGAATTCATCGTCCCGGAAATTGAGGCGATCCGCACCGAAGTGCTGGGCGAGCTCGAAACAGAGGGCTTTAACGTCGTCCCTTCAGCCAGAGCAGCTCAGCTCACCATGAACCGTGATGCCATACGCGATCTGGCGGCAGGAGAGCTTGGCCTCACCACCTCGCGCTATCGCTATGCGACGACATTGGAAGAGGTTCGCGCAGCGGCGCAATATGCAGGGTTTCCTTGCGTGATCAAACCGGTGATGAGTTCATCGGGCAAAGGTCAAAGCAAGGTGGAAAATGCCGACGGGCTCGAAGAGGCATGGGATTATGCCTGCGCCAATATGCGCGGCGACCGTGCGCGGGTGATCGTCGAGGAGTTTATCGCCTTCGACTATGAGATCACGCTTCTGACTGTGCGCCATAAAGGCGGGATCAGCTTTTGCCCGCCCATCGGCCACAGGCAAGAGCGCGGAGATTATCAGGAAAGCTGGCAGCCAATTGCGATGTCGGATGGCTCCATCACAAAGGCGCAAGAGATGGCAGTCAAGGTGGTCGAGGCCTTGCAAGGCGCTGGCAAAGGCTGGGGCTTATTTGGTGTCGAATTCTTTGTGCGCGGTGAAGAGGTGATCTTTTCTGAGCTATCCCCGCGCCCCCACGACACGGGCATGGTGACGATGGCGAGCCAAAGTCTAACTGAATTTGACCTGCACGCGCGTGCGATCCTTGGACTTCCTGTGCCAGAGACAATCGAAGCTGTGCCAGCGGCCTCTGCTGTAATCCTTGCTGAGCAAGAGAGTGAGAGCTTCAAAATCGAGGGACTGGCTGACGCTTTAGCCACCGATCCAAGCAGTGACGTGCGCGTTTTTGGCAAACCGACAACGCGGCCCTATCGCCGGATGGCGGTTGCCCTTGCGCGCGGCAAAGACACCGATGAAGCGCGCAAGCTTGCCGCCGCTACGGCACGCTGCGTGCGTATCAGCTACTCTTGA